In Cicer arietinum cultivar CDC Frontier isolate Library 1 chromosome 7, Cicar.CDCFrontier_v2.0, whole genome shotgun sequence, a single window of DNA contains:
- the LOC101501543 gene encoding putative U-box domain-containing protein 50 — protein sequence MNGLFYVHQHKPDFCELFIICGGKQVSPRVKNGEITMEDDNGVKVAKMRDKMSFKDWLERMISDKTIDSNHKNSSRSPISSTYLEAHLEQNYIQEIENYLHELVSLNFEEGSFGQDNHDSFVTPIEPYFQKLQISDNKSAAEKFEILTDKLNEAYNTIQVKRKEEKDNLEKHAKAEWAIYICNRREEEVEYLKSEELTRKDELKKEVNAENEKINKIRMSVEESKQRLHSLKELQLELQNKLHVSKLKFSEFETKLEKVNAARNEMLMKIEELSRQRDIMNKWIMFIKEKNVTKISTKVIENECGLREYTKEDIILATHNFSEHLRLKSCENWSNVFRGYIDHSNAAIKMLDSTLGLSQQDFQAKVNKLTINI from the exons ATGAACGGATTGTTCTATGTTCATCAGCACAAGCCTGACTTCTGTGAATTATTCATAATATGTGGAGGGAAACAAGTTTCACCAAGAGTGAAGAATGGTGAAATAACCATGGAGGATGATAATGGTGTCAAGGTTGCCAAAATGAGAGATAAGATGAGTTTCAAAGATTGGCTAGAGAGAATGATAAGCGATAAAACCATTGATTCCAACCACAAGAATTCTAGTAGGTCACCAATTTCCTCAACATATTTGGAGGCTCATCTAGAACAAAATTATATccaagaaattgaaaattatttacatgaGTTAGTGTCCTTAAATTTCGAGGAAGGAAGTTTTGGACAAGACAATCATGATTCCTTCGTTACTCCAATTGAGCCTTATTTCCAAAAACTTCAAATTTCTGATAATAAG AGTGCTGCAGAAAAATTTGAGATCCTCACAGATAAACTGAATGAAGCTTACAATACCATCCAagtgaaaagaaaagaagaaaaggaCAATTTGGAGAAGCATGCAAAAGCTGAATGGGCTATTTATATATGCAATCGTCGG GAAGAAGAAgttgaatatttaaaaagtgaAGAATTGACAAGAAAGGACGAGCTAAAGAAGGAAGTGAATgcagaaaatgaaaaaattaacaaaattaggATGAGTGTTGAAGAGAGCAAGCAAAGGCTTCATTCACTAAAAGAGCTACAACTAGAGCTTCAAAATAAGCTTCATGTTTCCAAATTGAAATTTTCAGAATTTGAAACCAAACTAGAGAAAGTAAATGCTGCAAGGAATGAGATGCTAATGAAAATTGAAGAGCTAAGTAGACAAAGGGATATTATGAACAAATGGATTATgtttatcaaagaaaaaaatgtcacaAAAATTAGTACTAAGGTAATAGAGAATGAATGTGGTTTAAGAGAGTACACAAAGGAGGATATTATTTTGGCCACTCACAATTTTTCAGAACACTTGAGGTTGAAATCTTGTGAGAATTGGAGTAATGTCTTTAGAGGGTATATTGACCATTCCAATGCTGCAATCAAGATGCTTGATTCTACTCTTGGCTTGTCCCAACAAGATTTCCAAGCTAAGGTAAACAAgctaacaataaatatttaa